Genomic window (Grus americana isolate bGruAme1 chromosome 10, bGruAme1.mat, whole genome shotgun sequence):
TACGTGTTGCAAAAAGGAGGACAAAAGCAGGCAGCGAGGCAGCGTGTTGAGAGTGAGGTCATCCTGAGACATGTCATCCCGTGAGCGCTGCGGACCGGGCGCAGGAGGCTGCGGCGGTGATTTATCCGTGAACTGCGGCTGGGGCAGAACGCTGCCAAAaaagagctgtgctgctgccagttGGCTCCCCTTCGGacacagcccccccaaaatcctcAGTGTgcgtgtgcacgtgtgtgtgtacgcgcatgcacacgcacacacacacacacgtgtgctcCGATGGCTGGATGTGGCTCTGGCCGGCCCGTCAGGGAGCGTGGGATGGTGGTGGGTACggctgcagcatctctgccGTTGGCCATCCTGCTCCTCCACCCAGCGCACGGTGCCCGCAGACTGGAGACGCCCGTCCTGGCCGCGGCTGTGGGGCTTTTCGCAAGGGCAGGGGCGGGGAGAGGCTTTTTCCCCTGGCCAAGAGGTCCCTCCGGCAGCAGGGTGTTTTCTGTGGCACCTCCACGGGCTGTGTCGCTGTTAAATCCCATTAGGCAGCTTGTGGAAGGGCatttttctgcatctctctcATCTCACTGCTGACCAGAAAAGCTGTGGGATGTTAAAGGTTTTATTCCGGAGAtttctgctcagcagctctcccagcaTAACTCGGCCAGGAATGCCCCTGCGACCAAAGGACGCAGCCGGAGGCCACCAGGACCAGGCTGGGGTTGTTGCAGAAATCTGCCAGTGGGAGCCAGCAGAAGGGTGACAGCGTTCCTGCTTTTAACCCGCCTTGTCCCCATGAGCCGCTTGGTACAGAGACAAAGCCCGGGAAGGGCGAGCAGAGACGTCCCGTGGAGTTTGCGAGGTCGCAGTGTCTCTCTGAGTTTAGGGGCTGCCGATGGTTCTGGACACAGTTGCCCACTCCTTGCCTTCTGTGGAAACTCTTGCCATCCCTTAGGTATTTCCCAACATCCCTAAGCCCTGAAAGAACAGGTATAATCCGGCACCTTTTTCCTAAGGGAGTCCATGGTTTGCCAGCTCTTTCTACCATCTCTTTTCAGCTCTCTGCCATCTGTTTTTAGTTTTCTGCctgagcagccccagactcGGTCTCGGGGCAGGAGCCAAGGTTTGCCTTGTGCTGGACAGACAGAAGCCCTGTCCCGCCAGCCTCAGTGAGGGGCTTTGCCTGTGGTCTGCTGCTTCTAATGCCCAGGAGCCCGTGTCCTGCCTGGACCGGTGttgcatccctccatccctccctccatccctccctccctccatccctccatccctccctccatccctccatccctccatccctccatccctccatccctccatccctccctccctccctccctccatccctccctccctccctccctccatccctccctccctccatccctccctccatccctccctccatccctccctccatccctccatccctccatccctccctccctccatccctccctccatccctccatccctccatccctccctccatccctccctccctccctccatccctccatccctccatccctcactccctccatccctccatccatccctccatccctccatcccatcccaggCTTTGCAGCTGCCTATCCCGGGTCAttctccagcccagctgagcTCCGTAGGTCTGGTCACACACATGCTGGATTGAGACCAAGTGtccagctctgcttttcccaCCCGGgtgcactgggagcactggtgctGTTGAGCGCTGGGAGGGCATCAGTACCTCAGCAGAAGTGGGCTCTCGGCTTCCAGTTTTAGCGGTGGTTTCATTTACTTTCCCGTTTTTGGTGGCTCCAGCTTACCTTAGGGTGCCCTGTCACCTCCTGGCAGAGGATGCTCAGTGGTtcagtttgatttttgtctCGAGCCAAGCCCTTGCCTGTGTCCGCAGGGGTGCAGCGGCAGATCGTGCACTGCGTGGAGAAGCTGGCCGGCATCGTGGAGGAGCGGTACTGCGACGCGCTCACCCGCCCCGACGACCAGCACAGGACGTGCAGCGAGGAGCCCTGCCCGGCCAGGTCTGCTGGATTTCCCCTCGGTCCTTCCCGGCACAGCTCTACTGCCCAAACTGCCCTGAGGGGGTGACCAGAGCTGGGGGGACCTGGGTCACGGCAATGCCCGGGTTGCACCAGGACACGTGCGGCTCCCTGCGCCCTGGTTTtgcccctctcctctccctcacaCTGGAGAATGGGTCCCAGACCCTGCCTTGGTCCATGGGAGCAAATCCCTGCGGTTGCCCGACCGCCGCAGCGCGTTGCTTGTCTGCGGCGCGAGCCACACGGGAAGGCACCATCCTGGCGGGGCCAGGagccctcctctgcctccacgCAGATAACCCTCCCTGGCACAACACGGGGACGAATCCATCCCTGGCCCTCGGTCTGGGCGCTCCGACCTTGGCCCGAAACGCAGGCCGCAGCTGGGATCCTGACTCCCCGGTGACCCCAGGCCCCGCTGATCGTTACAGGCGGCCGAAGCCCACGTGCATCTCGTGTTCATCTCCTGGCCCCAAACACCCCTCGGTCGGCGGTGGCCGAACCCCCCCCGTTCCGCAGTGCTCGGCGTGGTGGGGCACGGGACGGCCCGGCGCGTGCCTGAGGCGTTTCCCCTTTCCCGTTTCCCCAGGTGGTGGGTCGGCGAGTGGCAGAAATGCTCGGCCACCTGCGGCCCGTCGGGGCTGATGAGGAGGACGGTGCTCTGCATCCAGAGCGTGGGGCTGGACGAGCAGAGGGCCTTGCAGCAAGCAGACTGCCAGCACCTCTCCAAGCCGGACGCCACCGCACCCTGTCACCAGGAGGTCCCCTGTCCCTCCCAGTGGACTGTGGGGAACTGGTCCGAGGTGAGAAAGAGCATCGGGGAGGTCCCGGTGTGTTGCAAAGCCAGCgggagctggggacagggtgTCCCGGGACAtcctcagcctgcccgggggcGATGGGCACGCTCCTGCCTACAGGGGAGGTTCACGGGTGTCTTTCTGCGGCTCTCGGCGTGACACCAGCTCACACGGACGGGCATCTCGTGGCACGGAGAGGTCTCAGAGTGAGGAAGGGGCACCGAGCTGTTGGACTCTGCCCCGCGCTCTCTGAAGGATGCTCCGTGCTTGATCGCAAGCAGGGTGAAACCAAGAGGTTTTCAACCCTTCGATGTATTTGCCAGCACCGCAAGCCTTCCCCTTTGGTTTGGCAGGAGCCTTAAAGACTCTTCttgcctgctgcagcaaggcGTCGGGGGCAAGCCGGGGTCTGGGTGCACCGGGCACGCGCGTGCCGGTCAGCGGGCATCTGCTCCCCGGCAGCGTGACCTGGCGCGGGGGCGAAGCTgcgggggtgggcagggacagggacccccTCTGCGATGCtcccggggaaggggggagcgAGCCGCTTTTTGGTACTTCTTCtaaagagagggagagatcaAAAATGCCGTGGTCTGTGGACACCCTGCGtagcctttatttatttttgtatttctgtggaTCAGCTTAACCGCAGGTTGAGGGTTTTAACCAGAAAATTATAACTCCTAATTTAAGCGATGGTTTCAGAAAGTGTTCAGCGTGAAGACAAGTATCGGGAGAGAAATGAGAGAGCCTGGGAACCAACCTTGTTGCTAAGAAACAAATGGACTAAAAATGTGAACAGAAAATTTGAAGGCTAAATGAGAgctatttagaaatatttttctagggGCCCACAAAAGCCACAATTGCAGGGCTGAGACGGACGGCTGCACCAGTTTAAAGGGAAAATCATGAATTGCCCGCGGTCTGTGCTGTGCATAGAGCCAGCACAAACCGTCTCAGTCGTCCTCTGCGGTGTTGACATCGACAGATCTGTGAGCCCAGGAAAAATGCGCTCAGGATTTTCAGATGTCTGtaatttttctgtccttctttCATTTGAAGCAAGAGCCTCCTTCCATTTCTACCACCACCATAAGTAGAGAAATTTGAGGGGCTGGGAAGCTTCCCAGAATCGCAGTCCTTCTGTCCTTTGATAATAACGGGgttcttgctggttttgtacTTGAGACCCTCGGGCAGGGCAGCACAGGCGCCTGCCTGGCAtgggcagcccccgggcacccccAAAGCCGTCAGGGTTATTGGCAGTTTGGGTAGCCCAACAAAGTGCTTAAACACTGGGACTTAGTGCCTTCAGAAGGACCCTAAAGCAATGTGTGTCCAGCTTTATGGGCTTTCCAAAGAAGTCATTAGTGCGGCCAGAAGTATTATTTGTTATCCATTGATACACCAACGGGAGCAGCGCTTGATGCTAAGCCCTGCAGCGAGCTCTGGGTGTTCCTCCGTGAGGCTCCTAACAGCCATTCCTTATCTGTGTCCCGGAGGCTTTCCTGATAACCCAGTCTTGGCAAATAAGCCGCCTCCTTTTCCCTGCAAGAGCTGCAATACCTGGAATTTATCTCCTGGatggagctggaggcatttgcTGAGAAATTTTAGCTTAAGGTGCACGCTGCGGGCGTTGACCTGTTTTTCCTGCTTCGGCCATCCCAGGAGGATGAAGCAGCTTGCTTGCACCCCTCCCGCAGATGCTAATGTGCGgtgatgttttatttcagcatcGCTGTGTAGCTGGTGGAAATGCCTGGTGGTGGCCATGGGATGTTACGGGCTGTCCCTCCTGCCGGGCACAGTCCTCAGAGTCGCTTCTGCTCCTACCTGGCATTGCCCAGGAGACACAGAGCTGGGGAGGCCACggccggcacggcacggcacggcacggcacggggACCTGGCTGCTGGGtcagcatctcctccagacAGCCCCTGCCTGGGAGGAGACATCCCGCAGGGTGGGCACCCAGCCGGGAGCCCGCCAAGACCAgcgcggggagcggggcaggtCCCACCCAGGCACCTGGCGCTCGCGAGGACTGAGCAAAGCCGAGAAAGGCTCAAAACGCAGGAGTATGTAGTGGCTGAGGAGCACATCTCCCCGCCAGCCcgcccagcagctctgcctgtccACCTTCATCTCTGAATTCCCACGGGCTGGTGGCTGTGCATCTGTCGTGGTGTAACCCGGCCGGCACCTAAAACAACCACGCAGCCGTTGGCTCGCtgctccccagtgggatggggagagaactgggaaaaaaaaggtaaaacttgtgggttgaggtaaagatagtttaataggacagaaagggaagagaataataatgacGATacaagaatatacaaaacaagtgatgcacagcacagttgctcaccacccacagaccacTGACGCCCAGCTGGTTCCTGAGCCACGGTCTAAACCCCCCGCCAGCTTCCCCCCAGTTACGTACGGAGCATGACaccgtatggtatggaatatccctttgggcagTCGGGGTCAGCcgtcctggccgtgtcccctgtgcacccccagcccctcgctggCCGGGCAGGGTGGGAAGCTGAACAGTCCTCGACTTGGTGTAAACATCACCCGGCATCGACCAAAATATCCGTGTGTTATCACCAGTATTCTCAGCCTacatccaaaccacagcactacacccacgactgggaagaaaattaactctatcccagccaaaaccggGACAGCGGCAAACCCTTGGCTCAGCACATCTGTTTTTATCCAAATAGCAGCGATTTCAGCAGAAACCCCCTCCGTTGGGTTTGTTTGCCTTGTTGACCATTTGTTCTTGTTGGCTGGATTCTATACGGCACTTTGATCTACGTGCGTAATGCTCTGTGCATCTGTCACCGCAAACTGCAGCGGCCCGCGGCTTCTGCAGCCCACATGTGATGTTATAGTGCCATTATTTACTTACCCAGCAGAaaatttttctgtccttctttCCAGCTTGTGGGTTTCTTTTATACTGAACAATCTCAAAGAGACCATTACGGTGGAGGAGGGGGTGCCCTCAACAAAGCTGCCTTTTCCCTACTAGGACAACACCCATGGAATTAGCCCCTGCTTCAAAAATTTCGCTTCTAGAAGAGATGCAATTCATGGCGATAGGTCATAGGAAAGACCTCTTAGGTCATCTTACCCAACGCCCTTCACAATGGCCGTCTCCCGGGAAAATTGTTGCTGGCTGGAGTGCGGGTCAGGGATCACCCCGAGCAAAGTACCCTGCGATACCAGCCCTGCGCTGGGACGCTCTTTCATGGGGAGACAGCGCCGGGGGTAGATTTGGCCGGTAAGAGCACTGCTTACTGGTGTGACCGGTATCCCCTGCTCCCGCCTCCTGGCACAGGGGACCCCGTGTCCCAGCTGAGACTGGCACAGGTGACGTCTCGGGACCCGGGTGGGTGGTGGGAGCGTGGCAGAGAGATGTGgagcccctgctccctgcaCCCAAAGCATCGCGGTGCATGGGATGGTCGAGCACCCGCTTCGGTGTCTCGGAGGGGAGCACGGGCGCTGCTGCGGCACCGCTGCCGGCCCCTTCCccgctcctcctgctgcagcctgcatcGCCCGCGCTCCCGTCCCTGACGTTTgcatctctcttcctttcccagtgCTCCGCGACGTGTGGAAACGGGACACAGAGGCGCCCTGTTTACTGCAGCAACAGCACTGGAGCTGCCTGTGACCCTGCAGAAAGACCCAGCTCGGAAACTATTTGCTCCTTGCCGCCGTGCCAGAAGAAATTAGACAATACCAACACAGACTGGTCTGGCAGCGGGTCCTCCAGCAGAGAGATATTTAATGAAATCCATTACATCCCCAGCAACCACATCGCTAAATTTAACCCCTTAATTCCAAGTATTCCAGAGTCCAACGATGTCAATATTATCACTGAGGAGGACTTCTCAGCCAGAAAGGGAAATGTCTTTGTTGACGATTTCTACTACGATTATAATTTCATCAACTTCCACGAGGATCTGTCTTACTATCCCTTCACGGAGAAGGAGAACAAAGGCGAGGAGCCTAAGCCAGAGCTGAGCACCAACGATGTGGAGGGGTCCCGTGAGTTGCCCGCTGATGTCCTGCACACTGCCAAGCCGGGAGGAGGAGCGAGCAAGGACCATCTGGTGACCAGCGAAGCAAACACTTTTGCTCCTGTGCATGGCGAAGGAGAGACGGAGCCTGGGGGTTTAGCCATGAACGACCTCCGGAGCGTGGTCCCTGAGGATGCGGGGACAGCCGCTCCCAAATATGCCGTCCCCGATTTCACGGGTGAGGAGGAGGACGCAACGCTTGTGCCCCGCTCTGAGGACCACCTGCCCACCCGGAGCACCACGAGTCACGATTCTGCAAACAGCCACGACCACCCGCCCCCGGATGAACCCTGGGGAGCCGTGCCGACAAGGACCGGTCCTGGGCAGGATGCTCCAGCTCGTGGCCTCACTCCCCAGGCTCCTTACCCGGCTGATCCCTCCCCACCACTGCCTGCTGGCAGGGGCAGCGCTGGCGCAGACGCCTCTGACagtctgggagagctggggagcgGCGGCGAGGGGCGTGCGAGCACAGAGGGGCCGGGTAACGCCGGCAGCGAGGAGCACGACGTGGCCggctctgcagggagaggcCGTGAAGACTCAAGGGAAATGGGTCTGGTCATCACCAGTAACGCCAACAGTGCTGCCCCCGAGAGCAAGGAGCAGGAAGGGTGGGCAGAAATGCCGGCGCCGGAGGGGACGGCGGGCACGCACACAGCACCGGCGGCCGATGAGCAAGTCCATGGGACAGAGAGGGCAGatctttccttccccacctCGCAGGGACCGGCGTGGGAGATGGGAAGGAGCGCTGGCAGCACCCATCCCGCGGCGAGTCCCTATCCCGCGGGTGTCGACGGGGGCCccgtggggcaggcagggcaccaGCCAGAGCCCCGCACCCCTGCATCCCCGAGCTCGACCCCCTTGGTGGCCACTACAGCCTTTCCAGCAGCAGCGTCCTCGTCCCCCGCCGTGCCCGGGCCAGCCACCCAGCTCACCTCCAGCGGCCTCACCCAGCAAGATGCCCTGGTGCCAGCCGTGCCCACGGCCCTGGCTCACAGCCCTCCCACGCACCCAGCGGGAGCATCGCCCTCCCCGTCCCCATGGACCGTGGGGGTGTCCCACCACCCGGAGCCGGCGTCGCCCCGTGCGCAGCAGAGCTCCCATGGGGCCGCGCTCGGCAGCACCGCGCCAGGGCAGCGCTCGCCGTGGGCAGCCCCAGGGATGTTTGCTTTCAGTGATGGGGAGCACGAGCTGTCCCAgcccacccctgcccccccaccgctctgggaggaggaagagacgGAGAAGGAGGAGGCTTTGCTTCCGCCATCGACCACCATGGCAGCCACGGCGGCGCTGCCCAGCTGGGAGGTTGGGAACTGGAGCGAGGTACGTGTTGAGTCCCGTTAAAAGTGTGACGTGGCCGGTGCGGGGGTGACAGACCTGTCCCTCCCCTGGCTGGTCTCTGGGGCGTTGCTCTTTGCGTGCAGACAACGCGCACGGCTCACGCGggcatttttgcattttggctGAACGCTGAAAGCCCCCGGCACCGTGGGGCACAGCAGGCGCGCAGCTGGTCCCGCCGTGGGCCGCGGTGGCTGGGACCCGCTCCCTGGCGTGGGTCAGCAGCCCGTGCCCCAGCTCCGTCCTGTCCCGCTCCCTCGGGCACCAGCTATGGTGGCAGCTCCTTGTGCTCTGCGATGCCCGGCTCGCCCCGTCCAGGCACGTTTCCAAGCAGCCCCCCCTCGGTGCCCTGGCgcagctccctgctccaggAGGGCCAGTTCGCCGTGCACGGGGGAACCCCTGGCACGGGAGCAAGCTCCTGCCGTTGTGTAGGAGAGAGTATCTTAAAATATGCCACGAAACGACAGAGATTTCAATGCCAAGCGTGAGGCACGTCAGGGCTGCACACAAGCAAAGGGAAGGGGCTGTGCTGAAAGCAGGGAGCGGGGATGAGCAGCAATTCCAGCTGTCCTCTCACTGCCTAGCCATCCCGGGGCTGCTCGCTGCGTCGCCTTTGCAGCGACAGACAAATGGCTGCGGCAATTCACAGTAACGAGCTTTTAtcagaaagcacaaaaataacaaGCCTTCGGTGTTGCGGAGCACCGGAGACCGAGCGCTGGGGGAGCCTTTCGAGAAGGCAGCACAAAGGAGCCAGGAACTGTTGGGACAATACTCAGTATCAGCAAAAATGCAGTCCCACATGTGGGTTTTATAAAAGGGCTTTGAACATCGCCTGAGCTGGGGCGTTGGGGGGGGAGATCTGCCGCGGGGACGAGACCGGGGGCAGCTCCGTGCTGGAGGCACACGGGTGTGTTGTGAAAGCCCTGCAAAGGCTTTTGAGATGGCAAGGCTGCTGCGAAATAACTCGGGTCAGTGTGGGCAGCGAGGGGTGGATCCAAAAGAGGAGGTAGAGGCACTGCCTTTCAGGTGGAGAGAAACCTTTACCGGAGCTTTTAACACTGACAGAGGAGGGGACAGGCAGTGCTGGGAAAGAAGGGCATGAAACGGAGCTTTCTGAGACAGCAGTCAGACGTTGAAGCCGTTAGTGCTAATTAAGAGAGACCTCGcaataaaaaaagctgaaggcaCCCCCAGCTGCAGAGATCCCCGGCGCTGCCCCGTTTCCCACCGAGCTGTGGGCAGCCGTGGCCGGGACGCTGGCACAGGGCGATGGCCATCGGTGCCGGGGCCGCGGCATGAGAATCCTCCCGGAAGCCACAAGCTACACCGGGAGAGAAGGGCCAGTTCCAGGCAGGAGCGGCTGCAGGGGCTGCGGaggagccagggctgcctgaTGTGGGACTGGTTGGAGAGGAGCCGCTCGCCATGGGGAGTTCTCCGTGGGGCTGGGTCCCCTGCCAGGCGGTGCTGAGCACAGCCTCGGGGAAAGCTCCTCTCCCCGCATCATCCCGCAGCCCTGCCTCCGCACGTCTGTTTTCCTGACACCCCTCCCCATGCGCTCAGAGCCGAGTCCCCGGGGACCTTTCTGCTGGGCCACCGGGCTCCGTCCTTGGCCAGAGCCAGCCAGGGACCCGCGGCATCAGGGGGACGAGGGGAcagccccgccggggccggccGGGGAGGAGCGGAGCAGGAATCCGCCTCGTGTGTTGCAGTGCTCGGCCACCTGCGGCGTGGGCGCGATCTGGAGGACCGTGCGCTGCAGCACCGGCAGCGACGACGGCTGCGCCGCTGCGAACAAACCCGTCCCTGCTCGGAGGTGTTCCCTGAGACCGTGTTCGTCGTGGCGCGTGGGGAACTGGAGTAAGGTAAACGGGCGCGCAGCCGGTAGGGAGGGTCCCGAAAAATCCCCAGGAAAATGAAGGCGGGTGGTGCCCGCGCTGTGGCTGGGGGGTGACCCGCTCTCAGGGCGTGCTCTTGCCCGTGGCTCAGGGAGGCAGAGGGTAAAGGCTTGCGCTTGCCACGGGGTTTAAACTACTCCACCCcacaataataatttcatttttccagctCTTGGGCTGGTTAAAAAGCCAGGAATTTGCAAAAGCGAAATGAAGAGAGGTTTGAAAGTCTCTGGAAAACTTTCTTGCCGACCTGCGCTACCGGGCGGTGTTTGCAGCTGGGTGAAGCCAGTAGGTTCAGTGGTGGGAACGACCCGCCTTGCTCTGGGTGGGCACCAGCTCTGGGCTGCGCAGCTGGGAAATGGCAGTTGAAGGAAAAACTTGGTTTCCATTACAACTGGAAGCCGATATTGCAACCGAGGGACGGTTGTGACAGATTCAGAGCTGCGTGGGActagaggaggaggtgacaagAGGTTGAGTATCATCAGCTCAATCCTGCCCAAGGCAGAGCGTGTCTTTGGGGTCACCTCTCTTTGCCAGAAGGAtccccccttccccggccccTGCCACCCTTCCCTGGCGTGATGCTCGTGTCGTTTCCCAGTGCTCCAGGAGCTGCGGCGGGGGGATGAAGGTTCGGGACGTGCATTGCATCGACACCAGAGACCAGAGGCTCTTACGGCCCTTCCACTGCCAGGCTGTCCTCTACAAACCGCCGGCACAGCTCCCCTGCCAGAGCACGCCGTGCCTGGACTGGTACACGTCCTCCTGGAGAGAGGtaggggctgctggggagggggaacgCTCGACGCCCGAGCATCGCAGCAGGGCTCCGACCCTGGCTGGGCACACGCAGCGTGCGTGCCTGTGACGGGGTGTTTCACACCCGCGTAATCTTTCCTCTCTGTCCCTGGAAGCCCGTTCGGCCAGCACTCGGCGTTTGTTTGCCCGGAGCTGGGCAAGCGTGTGGCTGGGGGGCCGAGCTGCCTGCAGCGACGTGCTTCGCTGGAGCCCCCCATCGCTGCcggcgggcgggcagcgcgCTCAGCCTGCCTCTTCACACGCCTCCCGCATTTGAGCAGATATTTGCAGCGGGTCTGCTGGATCCTCCTGCCTCTGGGAATCTCCCAGCCAGTTTCAAGCACCGAGAAGGAAACCACCCGCTAATGGCAGGGGTAGCTGCGAAGCGGGGGCTCCGCCTGGGAAGCAGGTTTTGCGTGTCCTCGTGCATTCGTAGGGTGGGTTTGCAGTGTATTTCCTCAAGGCACCAACGCACGGGGCCTGTCTGCCTCTCCGTTGCGCCGCTGGCTTCCCCTTTCGATGCCTTGTGTCTCGGCAGTGCTCAGAGTCGTGCGGCGGCGGGGAGCAGGAGCGGCTGGTGACGTGCCCGGAGCTGGGCCGCTGCGAGGAGGCACTACGGCCCAACGCCACCCGGCCCTGCAACACGCACCCCTGCACCACCTGGGTGGTGGGCTCCTGGGGAGAGGTGAGCGGGCGCGGGCGGGAGCGCGCCGCTCCTTTCCACGGGGCTTCTGCACAAAATGCAAGGGATGGCgggggaaaaacccaaccctcAAAACCAAACTGGGGGCTACTGCAATAAAAACCTCCCGGGGTCTGGCGCTACCGGCATAGCGCAGCGTTGGGGGGTGGCTCTGTGGGGCGCGGGGACGGgtgttccccccaccccgggctgacggggctgccccgctcccgCAGTGCACGGCTCCCTGCGGCGGGGGCATCCAGCGGCGCCAGGTCAAGTGCATCAACACCA
Coding sequences:
- the ADAMTS7 gene encoding A disintegrin and metalloproteinase with thrombospondin motifs 7 isoform X2 gives rise to the protein MPAPAGLLRLAAALALAAGAQAGGGTAGTEHALPYSSSDIVHPIKVDESGSFLSYDLSHRALHRRSPSSRSKFLAFYELRYKGQPLKFNLSLNNNLLAPGFVSERRYGGIATAKIQSHTYNSCHMIGEVQSRALTGGLAALSTCDGLKGVFQLMNEDYFIEPVPTSFREDGAAQPHRIYKRQAPEPRAEPGRSPPAPRETCGVRESQESLERSEKRRERWEQKQHRKRRIKQRSISKEKWVETLVVADTKMIEYHGSENIEKYVLTVMNMVAGLFHHASIGNPINIAIVRLILLEDEEEDLKISHHADNTLKSFCKWQKSINVKGDSHPLHHDVAVLLTRKDICAAMNRPCETLGLSHVAGMCQPHRSCNINEDTGLPLAFTVAHELGHSFGIQHDGSSNDCEPVGKRPFIMSPQLLYDTSPLTWSRCSREYITRFLDRGWGLCLDDPPAREVLDYPLVPPGVLYDVGHQCRLQYGAYSTFCDDMDSVCNTLWCTVGNTCHSKLDAAVDGTACGENKWCFNGECVPVGYRPDAIDGGWGSWSSWAACSRSCGAGVQSAERQCSNPTPKYGGRYCLGERKRFRICNVRPCPPDKPSFRQVQCSQFNPMLYKGKLYRWTPVPNNINPCELHCRPEDEYFAEKLRDAVIDGTPCYEVNASRDMCINGICKNVGCDYEIDSNAVEDRCGVCHGDGSTCHTVKKTFEDSEGLGYVDIGIIPVGAREIRIEEVAEAGNFLALRSEDPEKYFLNGGWTIQWNGDYRVAGTTFTYKRTGNWENLTSPGPTVEPVWIQLLFQETNPGVRYQYTIQRPADSENEIEQAEFLWRFGSWTTCTATCGTGVQRQIVHCVEKLAGIVEERYCDALTRPDDQHRTCSEEPCPARWWVGEWQKCSATCGPSGLMRRTVLCIQSVGLDEQRALQQADCQHLSKPDATAPCHQEVPCPSQWTVGNWSECSATCGNGTQRRPVYCSNSTGAACDPAERPSSETICSLPPCQKKLDNTNTDWSGSGSSSREIFNEIHYIPSNHIAKFNPLIPSIPESNDVNIITEEDFSARKGNVFVDDFYYDYNFINFHEDLSYYPFTEKENKGEEPKPELSTNDVEGSRELPADVLHTAKPGGGASKDHLVTSEANTFAPVHGEGETEPGGLAMNDLRSVVPEDAGTAAPKYAVPDFTGEEEDATLVPRSEDHLPTRSTTSHDSANSHDHPPPDEPWGAVPTRTGPGQDAPARGLTPQAPYPADPSPPLPAGRGSAGADASDSLGELGSGGEGRASTEGPGNAGSEEHDVAGSAGRGREDSREMGLVITSNANSAAPESKEQEGWAEMPAPEGTAGTHTAPAADEQVHGTERADLSFPTSQGPAWEMGRSAGSTHPAASPYPAGVDGGPVGQAGHQPEPRTPASPSSTPLVATTAFPAAASSSPAVPGPATQLTSSGLTQQDALVPAVPTALAHSPPTHPAGASPSPSPWTVGVSHHPEPASPRAQQSSHGAALGSTAPGQRSPWAAPGMFAFSDGEHELSQPTPAPPPLWEEEETEKEEALLPPSTTMAATAALPSWEVGNWSECSATCGVGAIWRTVRCSTGSDDGCAAANKPVPARRCSLRPCSSWRVGNWSKCSRSCGGGMKVRDVHCIDTRDQRLLRPFHCQAVLYKPPAQLPCQSTPCLDWYTSSWRECSESCGGGEQERLVTCPELGRCEEALRPNATRPCNTHPCTTWVVGSWGECTAPCGGGIQRRQVKCINTKTGLAEEDSSLCDHEPWPESTQKCNPQDCESSESAASSSERRR